A window of the Torulaspora globosa chromosome 6, complete sequence genome harbors these coding sequences:
- the MMS1 gene encoding Mms1p (ancestral locus Anc_7.519) — protein MTFENDQRFLNRRDAIWFCFGELSVIQDNDGPLSYHGIDDDVDISKRVEEDPQVILRAVLPKLYFKRCNTIEGKKPRKCLSLVLPRYRTEERKAPVLITTRNATSTSDAKPYAHLRAMEEVFDISNDPETLEDSEIEELLHQSPLEGPEGDELEKSSATTLERIYLLVTENSICRVGDVMPLFTHRGIDECQVFNLGDANPIIVVTLTTGHLYGMTINKTLEYVTLNYCLDLGSDGPWCVRRHQHAKEFMTFNGREGVCKFFEIGNQGQVQAVNNLVLDDCTILECIFFPNENDSHFFLFIAALQSNRLMYYCIEWDTSEPKVKKVHYLTYWTDHTFEACAPLSDNKILVFYVGVLEVISANQLMSGETNFNRSEAGNLRAIRDHFYAPKLLELLKRERAEEFSKFEHCLVVGALSGHINACLVDGNDQTTIYSLTRFKGLSGLCSMDERADLDNEYPLIVISYGRTIELFIDIGEMRPTTSANLVSSFSALTFKHTMDSSSEGTSEIMVVPPRKRWGRHASEIWLTSPTAITNFQTSGSLRKVYRICKLRHISFFNSARCYPLNGLQPEFRNRLSRDLGKLGQQAYIIFGTDRTPVSTAPSSTCLTLDLSTAEPQLTEVDDLMIRTDEECFEVFLTSRFLIQVSRRSIYAQSLKFGIDDEPIIYSPGWRIDGVARFEQAVIIWNDKERQMQYIEDINCIDKKEFPAINLSDDGMTGIEEGQLECQLVRGSDGKIIVYLAGNGKLIKLSPNLSGPAKAITLCSGQIKTMTCLKDWLCFIRNGGEIIAVRHSDLSMQSVDLDFQFSDIRLRKMNDCSCLVFSTQEVAVFTLADTDSFRYCFYELNLPYETNVNASIVDVQVDEVNGKVFLQRFDGLHVLEMSYYSWNRSKYILRSTRDMNKKFIFVEKINRMLVVNFDSRKWDCIKLSNGKTLSLNPSVLFEETASLVDVVEIPTEDKSVTLVLNFGKLIKLVHLLPQRGKIIVKQGHKVCFGFPILPFAAIRPDGGLYILRAEHKNETQLDEATILAVEVSETGLKFTQGLTFYIEDVRQIKEFKIYGRDIIVNHAGYNTIFLLKDIRKSMLRKQIKIIALEVDPGFSLRSLHPLNGDCFVAAVQSREPSVTLSHLLFFHRSDVELQSSLDGMPAGQQYDYFERAAAAHTAQVSSRLQNSTDAEAGEDDETDEMDEMDEIDAFARPAQPAPGVRHNDAHLGEPYSTITLAYHVKDLAYDAADQKLLVLATDDSVAVYQLDTGAEHRAAGTPASV, from the coding sequence ATGACATTTGAGAATGATCAGAGATTTCTAAATCGTCGTGATGCAATCTGGTTTTGTTTTGGTGAACTGTCAGTGATTCAAGATAACGATGGACCTTTATCATATCATGgcattgatgatgatgttgACATCTCGAAAAGGGTAGAAGAAGATCCCCAGGTAATTTTAAGAGCCGTTTTACCTAAGCTTTATTTCAAACGCTGTAATacaattgaaggaaaaaaGCCTAGAAAGTGCCTGTCATTAGTTCTACCTCGATACCGTACCGAGGAGAGGAAGGCCCCGGTGCTCATAACGACAAGGAATGCCACATCCACGTCTGATGCCAAGCCATATGCCCATTTGAGAGCCATGGAGGAGGTTTTTGATATTAGCAACGATCCAGAGACGCTGGAAGACtctgaaattgaagagcttttgCACCAATCGCCCTTGGAAGGACCTGAAGGCGACGAATTGGAGAAAAGCAGTGCCACAACTCTAGAACGCATATACTTGCTTGTCACTGAGAACTCTATTTGCCGGGTGGGGGACGTTATGCCGCTTTTTACCCACCGAGGAATCGATGAATGCCAGGTTTTTAATCTGGGAGATGCTAATCCCATCATCGTGGTAACCTTAACCACCGGCCATCTTTATGGCATGACTATAAACAAAACATTGGAATACGTCACTCTTAATTACTGTCTGGATCTTGGATCAGACGGACCCTGGTGCGTCAGAAGACATCAGCACGCCAAAGAGTTTATGACATTTAATGGCAGAGAAGGTGTTTGCAAGTTTTTTGAGATCGGAAACCAAGGCCAGGTCCAGGCTGTGAATAATTTAGTTCTTGACGATTGCACGATACTGGAATGCATCTTCTTTCCAAATGAGAATGACTCTCATTTCTTCCTGTTTATCGCTGCGCTGCAGTCAAACCGTTTAATGTACTACTGTATTGAGTGGGATACAAGCGAGCCAAAAGTCAAGAAGGTGCATTATTTGACTTATTGGACGGACCACACCTTCGAGGCGTGCGCACCTTTGAGTGATAACAAGATTTTAGTATTTTACGTCGGAGTATTGGAGGTAATCTCAGCGAATCAGCTCATGTCAGGCGAAACAAACTTTAATAGATCCGAGGCGGGCAATCTTCGAGCCATTCGTGATCATTTCTATGCTCCCAAGCTATTGGAGCTTCTCAAACGGGAACGCGCGGAAGAGTTCTCTAAGTTCGAGCATTGCCTTGTGGTCGGCGCTCTAAGTGGTCATATAAATGCATGTTTGGTAGATGGTAACGATCAGACCACAATTTACTCACTGACAAGGTTCAAGGGATTAAGCGGTTTATGTTCCATGGATGAAAGGGCAGACCTTGACAATGAGTATCCATTGATTGTCATTAGTTATGGCAGAACGATTGAATTATTCATAGATATTGGAGAAATGCGGCCGACTACCTCAGCTAACCTGGTCTCGTCATTTAGTGCACTCACTTTCAAGCATACGATGGATAGTTCCTCGGAAGGAACATCTGAAATTATGGTTGTTCCACCCAGGAAGCGATGGGGTAGACACGCCTCTGAGATATGGCTAACATCACCCACGGCAATCACCAATTTTCAGACTTCGGGGTCACTCCGGAAAGTCTACCGTATTTGCAAGCTGCGGCAcatttcattcttcaattcagCCAGATGCTATCCTTTGAATGGCCTTCAGCCAGAATTTAGAAATCGCTTGTCCAGAGATTTGGGTAAGTTAGGCCAGCAAGCATACATTATTTTCGGAACTGATCGGACGCCGGTTAGCACAGCACCCTCATCTACATGCCTTACATTAGACCTGTCCACTGCAGAGCCCCAGTTGACTGAAGTCGATGATTTAATGATCAGAACCGATGAAGAATGCTTTGAGGTCTTTCTCACTTCCAGATTCCTGATTCAggtttcaagaagaagcatatATGCTCAATCTTTAAAGTTTGGAATAGATGATGAGCCAATTATATACAGCCCTGGGTGGCGGATTGATGGGGTCGCACGTTTCGAACAGGCCGTTATCATATGGAATGATAAAGAACGTCAGATGCAGTATATTGAGGACATAAACTGTATCGATAAAAAGGAGTTCCCTGCGATAAATCTCTCTGATGACGGCATGACAGGCATCGAGGAAGGTCAGTTAGAGTGCCAATTGGTGAGAGGGAGCGATGGGAAAATCATTGTGTACTTGGCTGGAAACGGCAAACTTATCAAACTCTCTCCTAATCTTTCCGGCCCAGCGAAAGCTATCACCTTGTGCTCTGGACAGATCAAGACGATGACATGTTTGAAGGACTGGCTCTGTTTTATACGAAATGGAGGCGAGATCATAGCAGTCAGACATTCGGATCTTTCCATGCAATCCGTTGACCTTGATTTTCAGTTTAGTGATATCCGACTGCGAAAGATGAATGATTGCAGCTGTCTGGTATTTTCGACTCAGGAAGTAGCGGTCTTCACATTAGCAGACACTGACAGCTTCCGCTACTGTTTCTACGAACTAAATTTGCCATACGAGACAAACGTCAATGCGTCTATTGTAGATGTTCAAGTGGACGAAGTTAACGGCAAAGTTTTCCTCCAGCGCTTCGATGGGCTGCATGTATTGGAAATGTCGTACTACTCATGGAACCGCTCCAAGTACATTCTGCGTTCAACCAGGGACATGAACAAGAAGTTCATTTTTGTTGAGAAAATTAACAGGATGCTCGTAGTCAATTTCGACTCTCGTAAGTGGGATTGCATCAAGCTAAGTAACGGGAAAACCCTGTCATTAAATCCGTCTGTgcttttcgaagaaactgcGTCACTAGTCGATGTCGTCGAAATACCAACTGAGGACAAATCAGTAACGCTGGTATTGAATTTCGGAAAACTTATCAAGCTAGTCCATTTGTTGCCCCAACGTGGCAAGATCATTGTTAAGCAAGGCCACAAAGTGTGTTTTGGTTTCCCCATATTACCTTTTGCTGCGATCAGACCAGATGGAGGCCTTTATATCTTGCGTGCGGAGCACAAGAACGAGACCCAGCTTGACGAGGCCACGATTTTGGCCGTCGAAGTGAGTGAGACAGGTCTAAAATTTACCCAGGGCCTCACGTTCTATATCGAAGATGTGAGACAGATCAAGGAGTTTAAAATCTATGGCCGGGACATTATTGTTAACCATGCCGGCTACAACACGAtatttcttctcaaagacaTTCGTAAATCCATGCTCAGGAAAcaaatcaaaatcattgcGTTGGAGGTTGATCCGGGATTCAGCTTACGGTCTCTTCACCCACTGAACGGCGATTGCTTTGTGGCGGCAGTGCAATCTCGCGAGCCCAGCGTTACACTTTCTCATCTGCTATTCTTCCACAGATCAGACGTGGAACTGCAGAGCAGCCTCGATGGGATGCCGGCCGGGCAGCAGTACGATTATTTTGAACGCGCTGCGGCGGCTCACACTGCCCAGGTATCCTCTCGCCTCCAGAATAGCACTGACGCGGAGGCCGGCGAAGACGATGAGACAGATGAGATGGACGAAATGGACGAAATAGATGCCTTTGCGAGACCCGCACAGCCGGCTCCCGGAGTGAGACACAACGATGCGCATCTAGGCGAGCCGTACAGCACAATCACGCTGGCGTACCACGTCAAAGACCTCGCGTACGACGCCGCTGACCAGAAGCTTCTTGTGCTGGCCACGGATGATTCTGTCGCCGTCTACCAGCTCGACACCGGAGCAGAACACCGAGCTGCTGGCACACCTGCGAGTGTCTGA
- the NUT2 gene encoding mediator complex subunit NUT2 (ancestral locus Anc_7.524), whose protein sequence is MPTPHRNRTWWRPSYSSSIRARRQPAGAAHQPGTQPSYRRSASASPARRCLRSCAASRPDKPPTLHSPDKMSEPGGLQNELAAVEQQVGAVIESFVELGVSVYDFPGTSEASQGMVTNLKRNVDRVARLNRQSCDPRSQLAEVSIPLEVVQYIEDGRNPDIYTREFVEAVRRSNQYQRAKMHGLRQLRDSLAEKIVDEFPDLENCVQSIVRQADGKETSK, encoded by the coding sequence ATGCCAACGCCACATCGCAACCGCACGTGGTGGCGTCCTTCGTATAGCTCGTCGATCAGAGCTCGTCGCCAGCCCGCTGGTGCCGCCCACCAGCCTGGTACCCAACCGTCTTACCGTCGCTCTGCCTCTGCGAGCCCTGCTCGCCGTTGCTTAAGAAGCTGTGCTGCTTCGCGACCAGACAAACCACCTACACTGCACTCGCCAGACAAGATGAGCGAGCCTGGCGGCCTCCAGAACGAGCTGGCAGCTGTGGAACAGCAGGTGGGCGCCGTGATCGAGTCGTTCGTCGAACTCGGCGTGTCCGTGTACGACTTCCCAGGCACTTCCGAGGCGTCGCAGGGCATGGTAACGAATCTGAAGAGGAACGTCGACCGGGTGGCGAGGCTGAACCGGCAGAGCTGCGACCCGCGGTCGCAGCTCGCCGAGGTGAGCATCCCGCTCGAGGTGGTGCAGTACATCGAGGACGGGCGCAACCCCGACATCTACACGAGGGAGTTCGTCGAGGCCGTCCGGCGCTCGAACCAGTACCAGCGTGCCAAGATGCACGGGCTGCGGCAGCTGAGGGACTCGCTCGCCGAGAAGATCGTGGACGAGTTCCCAGACCTCGAGAACTGCGTCCAGAGCATCGTCCGGCAGGCAGACGGGAAGGAAACAAGCAAATAG
- the RHO1 gene encoding Rho family GTPase RHO1 (ancestral locus Anc_7.520): MSQQVGNSIRRKLVIVGDGACGKTCLLIVFSKGQFPEVYVPTVFENYVADVEVDGRRVELALWDTAGQEDYDRLRPLSYPDSNVVLICFSIDLPDSLENVQEKWIAEVLHFCQGVPIILVGCKVDLRNDPQTIEALKAEGQQPVTSAEGQSVADQIGATGYYECSAKTGYGVREVFEAATRASLMGKSKSNGKTKKNGSEKKKKRKCVLL; this comes from the coding sequence ATGTCGCAACAAGTAGGTAACAGCATCAGAAGAAAGCTAGTGATTGTTGGTGATGGTGCGTGTGGTAAGACGTGTCTGCTGATTGTGTTTAGCAAAGGCCAATTCCCTGAGGTGTACGTGCCAACCGTCTTCGAAAACTACGTTGCTGATGTGGAAGTCGATGGCCGTCGTGTCGAGCTGGCTTTGTGGGATACTGCTGGTCAGGAAGACTACGACAGGTTGAGGCCTTTGTCGTACCCGGATTCGAACGTAGTGTTGATCTGCTTCTCGATCGATCTTCCAGACTCGCTCGAGAACGTGCAGGAGAAGTGGATCGCAGAGGTTCTGCATTTCTGTCAGGGTGTGCCCATCATCCTGGTCGGTTGTAAGGTCGATTTGCGAAACGATCCGCAGACCATCGAAGCGCTGAAGGCCGAGGGCCAGCAGCCGGTGACCTCCGCGGAGGGCCAGTCTGTCGCTGACCAAATCGGCGCCACCGGCTACTACGAGTGTTCTGCCAAGACCGGCTACGGCGTCAGAGAGGTGTTCGAGGCCGCCACAAGGGCTTCTCTGATGGGGAAGTCCAAGTCTAACGGtaagaccaagaagaacggctccgagaagaagaagaagagaaagtgTGTCCTGTTGTAA
- the MET16 gene encoding phosphoadenylyl-sulfate reductase (thioredoxin) (ancestral locus Anc_7.523) yields MGASRVFRLNNGVSVTQEQLDHWNRWLSKTSGPQEVIRWAVMTFPHLYQTTAFGLTGLATIDMLAKLRSEDSEVQVPLIFVDTLHHFPQTLDLLAVVQERYYTPVGQQVAVFRPEGCASEKEFAAAHGEFLWERDEDKYDFLVKAEPARRAYKSLGCTAVFTGRRRSQGAARSALQFVEVDELNGIVKINPLADWTFDQVRQYVDDNNVPFNELLNYGYRSIGDYHSTAPVQDGEDERAGRWKGKNKTECGIHETSRFAKYLESTSTAK; encoded by the coding sequence ATGGGCGCGAGCAGGGTGTTTAGGCTGAACAACGGCGTCAGCGTGACGCAGGAGCAGCTGGACCACTGGAACAGGTGGCTGTCGAAGACCAGCGGGCCGCAGGAGGTGATAAGATGGGCTGTGATGACGTTCCCGCATCTGTACCAGACGACGGCGTTCGGGCTGACCGGGCTGGCGACGATCGACATGCTGGCGAAGCTGCGCAGCGAGGATTCCGAGGTGCAGGTGCCTCTGATCTTCGTGGACACGCTGCACCACTTCCCGCAGACGCTGGATCTGCTGGCCGTGGTGCAGGAGCGATACTACACGCCCGTCGGGCAGCAGGTGGCGGTGTTCCGGCCCGAGGGCTGCGCCAGCGAGAAGGAGTTCGCCGCAGCGCACGGCGAGTTCCTCTGGGAGCGGGACGAGGACAAGTACGACTTCCTGGTGAAGGCGGAGCCCGCCCGCAGGGCGTACAAGTCGCTGGGCTGCACCGCCGTGTTCACCGGGCGGCGCCGGTCGCAGGGAGCGGCGCGCTCAGCCCTGCAGTTCGTCGAggtcgatgagctgaacGGGATCGTCAAGATCAACCCGCTGGCAGACTGGACGTTCGACCAGGTCAGGCAGTACGTCGACGACAACAATGTGCCCTTCaacgagctgctgaacTACGGCTACCGGTCGATCGGCGACTACCACTCGACGGCGCCCGTGCAGGACGGCGAGGACGAGCGGGCTGGCCGCTGGAAGGGCAAGAACAAGACCGAGTGCGGCATCCACGAGACCAGCAGGTTCGCCAAGTATCTGGAGAGCACTTCCACGGCCAAATAG
- the MRP2 gene encoding mitochondrial 37S ribosomal protein uS14m (ancestral locus Anc_7.522) codes for MGNFRFPVKTKLPPGFLNARVIRDNFKRQQFAENEVTTKALKFIARNTTLPARARLEAQLKLTTMPNYTRLTQIRNRCVETGHARFVLSDFRLCRTQFREKARKGELPGVKKGVW; via the coding sequence ATGGGCAATTTCCGGTTTCCGGTCAAGACTAAGCTGCCTCCCGGGTTCCTGAACGCTAGGGTTATCAGAGacaatttcaaaagacaGCAATTTGCAGAGAATGAGGTTACAACGAAGGCACTGAAGTTCATCGCGCGGAACACCACTTTGCCGGCTAGGGCAAGGCTggaagctcaattgaagctCACTACGATGCCCAATTACACCAGACTGACGCAGATCCGCAACAGATGCGTGGAAACGGGGCATGCCAGGTTTGTGCTGAGCGATTTCAGACTCTGTAGGACGCAATTCAGAGAGAAGGCCAGGAAAGGTGAGCTGCCTGGGGTGAAGAAGGGTGTCTGGTGA